The following are encoded in a window of Sphaerisporangium siamense genomic DNA:
- a CDS encoding Crp/Fnr family transcriptional regulator has protein sequence MNTDDVLGKAPLFAALDREGAAALRTSITEVQLHKGQTLFSEGETGDRLYVVLDGKIKLIRTAPDGRENLLSVLGPGEMFGELSLFDPRPRTASAIALTDVRLAGLGHDDLRPWLTGRPEVALHLLRALAQRLRRTNDVMADLVFTDVPGRVGKALLDLAERFGQRTEEGLRVHHDLTQEELAQYVGASRETVNKALADFAQRGWLRIEAKAVVIMDADRLYARSR, from the coding sequence GTGAATACCGACGACGTGCTGGGTAAGGCCCCTTTGTTCGCCGCGCTCGACCGCGAGGGTGCCGCCGCGCTCCGCACGAGCATCACCGAGGTCCAGCTCCACAAGGGCCAGACCTTGTTCAGTGAGGGCGAGACCGGCGACAGGCTCTACGTCGTCCTGGACGGGAAGATCAAGCTGATCCGCACCGCCCCCGACGGCCGCGAGAACCTTCTGAGCGTGCTCGGACCAGGCGAGATGTTCGGCGAGCTCTCGCTGTTCGACCCGCGTCCCCGTACGGCGAGCGCCATCGCGCTCACCGACGTCCGGCTCGCCGGGCTGGGGCACGACGACCTGCGGCCATGGCTGACCGGGCGTCCCGAGGTCGCCCTCCACCTGTTGCGCGCCCTCGCCCAGCGGTTGCGGCGCACCAACGACGTCATGGCCGACCTGGTCTTCACCGACGTCCCCGGACGGGTCGGCAAGGCGCTGCTCGACCTGGCCGAGCGCTTCGGCCAGCGCACCGAGGAGGGCCTGCGGGTCCACCACGACCTCACCCAGGAGGAGCTGGCGCAGTACGTCGGCGCCTCCCGCGAGACCGTCAACAAGGCGCTGGCCGACTTCGCCCAGCGCGGCTGGCTGCGCATCGAGGCCAAGGCCGTCGTCATCATGGACGCCGACCGCCTCTACGCCCGCTCCCGCTGA
- the nth gene encoding endonuclease III, with translation MPRKVTSAGESRLALVRRARRMTRILAETYPDAHCELDFGNPLELLVATILSAQCTDKRVNMVTPVLFAKYRTAADYAGADREELEEIIRSTGFFRAKANSIIGMAQVVCERYGGEVPGKLKDLVTLPGVGRKTANVVLGNAFDVPGITVDTHFQRLTRRFGWTTETDPVKIEHAVGELIPKSQWTDMSHYLIWHGRRICHARKPACGVCPLATLCPSFGEGPTEPDKAAKLVRTGPFS, from the coding sequence GTGCCCCGCAAAGTGACCTCCGCTGGGGAGTCCCGGCTCGCCCTGGTGCGCCGAGCCCGGCGAATGACCCGAATCCTGGCGGAAACCTATCCCGATGCCCACTGCGAACTCGACTTCGGCAACCCTCTTGAGCTGCTGGTCGCGACGATTCTCTCCGCGCAGTGTACGGACAAAAGGGTCAACATGGTTACTCCCGTACTCTTTGCCAAATATCGGACAGCGGCTGACTACGCGGGCGCCGATCGCGAAGAGCTGGAAGAGATCATCCGGTCGACGGGCTTCTTCCGCGCCAAGGCCAACAGCATCATCGGCATGGCCCAGGTCGTGTGCGAGCGCTACGGCGGCGAGGTCCCCGGCAAGCTCAAGGATCTGGTCACGCTGCCCGGCGTCGGCAGGAAGACCGCCAACGTGGTGCTCGGCAACGCCTTCGACGTCCCCGGCATCACGGTGGACACCCACTTCCAGCGGCTCACCCGCCGCTTCGGCTGGACCACCGAGACCGACCCCGTCAAGATCGAACACGCCGTGGGCGAGCTGATCCCCAAGAGCCAGTGGACCGACATGTCCCACTACCTGATCTGGCACGGCCGCCGCATCTGCCACGCGCGCAAGCCCGCCTGCGGCGTGTGCCCGCTCGCGACCCTCTGCCCGTCCTTCGGCGAGGGCCCCACCGAGCCCGACAAGGCCGCCAAGCTGGTGCGCACCGGGCCCTTCTCATAG
- a CDS encoding HEAT repeat domain-containing protein encodes MNADTAHTLTSRTVGELIAIALADEDPDGPIRWKAVSVLHGRGDAETFTEARRLCAGDHRAERVLGVDILGELGAPQRPFIDKTLSVLRYLAACEEDVRVLHAVLIAFGHLRDPRALPSVIELATHPDATVRYGAAYALSHVLGRPPDPAGLAALRRLARDPDDDVADWAALGLILP; translated from the coding sequence ATGAACGCCGACACCGCCCACACCCTGACGTCGCGCACCGTGGGCGAGCTGATCGCCATCGCGCTCGCCGACGAAGACCCGGACGGCCCGATCCGCTGGAAGGCCGTGAGCGTCCTGCACGGGCGGGGCGACGCGGAGACCTTCACCGAGGCCAGGCGGCTGTGCGCGGGCGACCACCGCGCCGAGCGGGTGCTCGGGGTGGACATCCTCGGGGAGCTCGGCGCGCCGCAGCGGCCGTTCATCGACAAGACCCTGTCGGTGCTGCGCTACCTGGCGGCCTGCGAGGAGGACGTGCGCGTGCTGCACGCCGTGCTGATCGCCTTCGGGCACCTGCGCGACCCGCGCGCGCTGCCCTCGGTGATCGAGCTGGCCACGCACCCGGACGCCACCGTGCGGTACGGCGCGGCGTACGCCCTGTCGCACGTCCTCGGGCGCCCGCCGGACCCGGCCGGGCTCGCGGCGCTGCGGCGCCTGGCCCGCGACCCGGACGACGACGTCGCCGACTGGGCGGCGCTCGGGCTGATCCTCCCCTAG
- a CDS encoding MarP family serine protease has protein sequence MSGDLLDFILIVLVIAFAVSGYRQGFIIGAFSFLGFVGGGFLGVLIAPPIAHAVVDAPTDQALLAIVIVFLAAVVGQFACSTIGAVVRSHITWEPARTVDALGGTFTSALSVLVIAWLIGSLLSVAPFPWLRQQTNGSLLLQTVDAAMPERAKAWRLSFKEFVDTSEFPQVFNAIGNGGIIEVPPPDASVVKGPGMQRARRAIVKVQGTAPACRKRIEGTGFVYAPNHVMTNAHVVAGVTQDLRVTDAERDGHDAQVVLYNPDRDIAILYVPDLNVTPLKFDYTPEEQGSAIIAGFPKGKGFTTSAARLRGTQNAKASDIYSRKTVTREVYAIRGLVQPGNSGGPLLTPTGQVYGVIFAAATDQPDTGYALTAKEVRPDADTGSGATTHVDTQDCD, from the coding sequence GTGAGCGGCGATCTCCTCGATTTCATCCTGATTGTTCTCGTGATTGCCTTCGCCGTGTCGGGCTACCGGCAAGGCTTCATCATCGGGGCGTTCAGCTTCCTGGGCTTCGTCGGCGGCGGGTTCCTCGGGGTCCTCATCGCGCCGCCGATCGCCCACGCGGTCGTCGACGCGCCCACCGACCAGGCGCTGCTCGCGATCGTGATCGTGTTCCTGGCGGCCGTCGTCGGGCAGTTCGCCTGCTCCACGATCGGCGCGGTGGTCCGCAGCCACATCACCTGGGAGCCCGCGCGCACGGTCGACGCGCTCGGCGGCACGTTCACCAGCGCCTTATCGGTGCTGGTCATCGCCTGGCTGATCGGCTCGCTGCTCTCGGTCGCGCCGTTCCCGTGGCTGCGCCAGCAGACCAACGGCTCGCTGCTGCTGCAGACCGTCGACGCCGCCATGCCCGAGCGTGCCAAGGCCTGGCGGCTGTCGTTCAAGGAGTTCGTCGACACCTCCGAGTTCCCGCAGGTGTTCAACGCGATCGGCAACGGCGGCATCATCGAGGTCCCGCCACCCGACGCCAGCGTGGTCAAGGGGCCGGGCATGCAGCGCGCCCGGCGCGCGATCGTCAAGGTGCAGGGCACCGCGCCCGCCTGCCGCAAGCGCATCGAGGGCACCGGGTTCGTCTACGCGCCGAACCACGTCATGACCAACGCCCACGTGGTGGCCGGCGTGACGCAGGACCTGCGGGTCACCGACGCCGAGCGCGACGGCCACGACGCGCAGGTGGTGCTCTACAACCCCGATCGGGACATCGCCATCCTGTACGTCCCCGACCTGAACGTCACGCCGCTCAAGTTCGACTACACGCCCGAGGAGCAGGGCAGCGCGATCATCGCCGGGTTCCCCAAGGGCAAGGGGTTCACCACGAGCGCGGCCAGGCTCCGCGGCACGCAGAACGCCAAGGCGTCCGACATCTACTCGCGCAAGACCGTCACCCGTGAGGTGTACGCCATCCGCGGCCTGGTGCAGCCGGGCAACTCCGGCGGGCCGCTGCTCACGCCGACCGGGCAGGTGTACGGCGTGATCTTCGCGGCGGCGACCGACCAGCCCGACACGGGGTACGCGCTCACCGCCAAGGAGGTGCGCCCGGACGCCGACACCGGCAGCGGCGCCACCACCCACGTCGACACCCAGGACTGCGACTAG
- a CDS encoding DUF309 domain-containing protein gives MTGVGARDRDPLGRPRNARPRDEFGRPLPKGTPGVERVPDDYAPSAGRALADAAAYLDEGRPFHAHEVLEARWKTGPERERPLWQGLAQICVGLTHLQRGNARGAAALLGRGAARVSEYAAREPHPGAPDLAEAVRVARGLAERPPDDPADAIGLLAGVLKAG, from the coding sequence ATGACCGGGGTCGGCGCCAGGGACCGCGATCCCCTAGGGCGCCCGCGCAACGCCCGGCCCCGGGACGAGTTCGGCCGCCCCCTGCCCAAGGGGACGCCCGGCGTCGAGCGGGTGCCGGACGACTACGCCCCGAGCGCCGGCCGCGCGCTGGCCGACGCCGCCGCCTACCTCGACGAGGGACGGCCCTTCCACGCCCACGAGGTGCTGGAGGCCCGGTGGAAGACCGGCCCGGAGCGGGAACGGCCGCTGTGGCAGGGTCTGGCGCAGATCTGCGTGGGGCTGACGCACCTGCAGCGGGGCAACGCGCGGGGCGCCGCGGCGCTGCTCGGCCGGGGCGCGGCCCGAGTGTCGGAGTACGCGGCCCGCGAGCCGCACCCGGGCGCGCCGGACCTGGCCGAGGCCGTGCGCGTGGCCCGCGGCCTGGCCGAGCGCCCGCCGGACGACCCGGCGGACGCGATCGGCCTGCTGGCCGGCGTGCTCAAGGCCGGCTGA
- a CDS encoding NUDIX hydrolase: MSDPVPGWLTDLAANAADHPVPAPLRPPASGGRAAAVLLLFGRSSDGPDILLIQRSARGRNHAGQPAFPGGGVDPGDGGPVGAALREAEEETGLDRAGVRVLGTLPELYVWRSDNRVTPVLAWWHTPCAVHAASPDEVDAVARVPLAELADPGNRLGLRLPGGYAGPAFRVRGMLVWGFTAGVLNDVLTLTGFARPWDDGRVEDLPPEVLRLARR; this comes from the coding sequence ATGAGTGATCCCGTCCCCGGCTGGCTGACCGACCTGGCGGCGAACGCCGCCGACCACCCCGTCCCCGCGCCCCTGCGGCCTCCCGCCTCCGGAGGACGCGCCGCGGCGGTCCTCCTGCTCTTCGGCCGGTCGTCCGACGGCCCCGACATCCTGCTGATCCAGCGCAGCGCCCGGGGACGCAACCACGCGGGCCAGCCCGCCTTCCCCGGCGGAGGAGTCGACCCCGGCGACGGCGGCCCCGTGGGCGCCGCCCTGCGCGAGGCCGAGGAGGAGACCGGCCTGGACCGCGCCGGGGTCCGCGTGCTCGGCACGCTGCCCGAACTGTACGTCTGGCGCAGCGACAACCGGGTGACGCCCGTGCTGGCCTGGTGGCACACCCCCTGCGCCGTGCACGCCGCCTCGCCGGACGAGGTGGACGCCGTGGCCCGAGTGCCCCTCGCCGAGCTGGCCGACCCCGGCAACCGCCTCGGCCTGCGCCTTCCCGGCGGCTACGCCGGCCCCGCGTTCCGGGTGCGCGGCATGCTCGTCTGGGGCTTCACGGCCGGCGTCCTGAACGACGTGCTGACGCTGACCGGCTTCGCACGCCCCTGGGACGACGGCAGGGTGGAGGACCTCCCGCCCGAGGTGCTCAGGCTCGCCCGCCGCTAG
- the ssd gene encoding septum site-determining protein Ssd produces the protein MHRPLVITEDQELLDDLLRVAAAAGVEIDVAHAAAHARPYWKHAPLVVVGADAADALAATGPPSRPGVLLVTRASDDPAVWRRCVAVGAQELLRLPSEERRLVDELAEASEPSARAGETICVIGGRGGSGASVLAASLALWGSRRGLRSLLIDADPLGGGIDVVLGQEQATGARWPDIAEREGRVSFAALQKALPTFGELTVLSWHRGESPPIPPEAMRAVLGAAHRGCDLIVVDLPRHIGPAAAEALSRAASTLLLVPADVRGVLAASQVLIELRRHTSTVAAVARAGTLHPDVISTSLGIPCAGVLPDQRGVSEALNRGDAPPLTPRTPLARFCTTYLTPRISAHHPTNRPNSSKPESARHRTTEPSDSLRSESSRRRVAEGSGRPLLNETSRRLTTPTPWPLTAGTARHSTGRPSRHGVFDHRGEPG, from the coding sequence ATGCACCGCCCACTGGTGATCACCGAAGACCAGGAACTGCTCGACGATCTGCTGCGCGTCGCCGCCGCGGCCGGCGTCGAGATCGACGTGGCGCACGCGGCGGCGCACGCCCGCCCGTACTGGAAACACGCCCCGCTCGTGGTCGTGGGAGCCGACGCCGCCGACGCTCTCGCCGCCACCGGCCCGCCTTCCCGGCCAGGCGTGCTGCTCGTGACCCGCGCCTCGGACGACCCCGCGGTCTGGCGAAGATGCGTGGCCGTCGGCGCCCAGGAACTGCTTCGGCTGCCGTCCGAGGAAAGGCGCCTGGTGGACGAGCTCGCGGAAGCGTCCGAGCCCTCGGCCAGAGCCGGAGAGACCATCTGCGTCATCGGCGGACGCGGCGGCTCCGGCGCCAGCGTGCTCGCCGCGTCCCTCGCGCTCTGGGGCTCACGGCGAGGGTTGCGCAGCCTTCTCATCGACGCCGATCCGCTCGGCGGCGGCATCGACGTCGTCCTCGGCCAGGAACAGGCCACCGGCGCCCGATGGCCCGACATCGCGGAGCGCGAGGGCAGGGTCAGCTTCGCCGCGCTGCAGAAGGCGCTGCCGACGTTCGGAGAGCTCACCGTGCTGTCCTGGCACCGCGGCGAGTCCCCGCCCATCCCGCCGGAGGCCATGCGCGCCGTCCTGGGAGCCGCCCACCGCGGTTGCGACCTGATCGTCGTCGACCTGCCCCGCCACATCGGCCCCGCGGCGGCCGAGGCGCTCTCCCGAGCGGCCTCCACCCTGCTTCTCGTCCCCGCCGACGTCAGAGGCGTCCTCGCGGCCTCCCAGGTCCTGATCGAACTGCGCCGGCACACCTCAACCGTCGCGGCCGTCGCCCGCGCGGGCACTCTCCACCCGGACGTCATCTCCACTTCCCTCGGCATCCCCTGCGCAGGCGTCCTCCCCGACCAACGAGGCGTCTCCGAAGCCCTCAACCGCGGCGACGCCCCGCCCCTAACCCCCCGCACCCCTCTAGCCCGCTTCTGTACCACCTACCTAACCCCCCGCATCTCAGCCCACCACCCCACCAACCGTCCGAACTCTTCAAAGCCCGAGAGCGCACGCCATCGCACGACCGAGCCCTCGGACTCACTGAGAAGCGAGAGCTCACGCCGCCGCGTCGCGGAAGGCTCGGGCCGCCCTCTCCTGAACGAGACCTCACGCCGGCTCACCACCCCTACGCCATGGCCACTCACCGCCGGGACCGCACGTCACTCCACCGGCCGGCCCTCGCGCCACGGCGTTTTTGATCACCGTGGGGAGCCGGGATGA
- a CDS encoding oxidoreductase gives MSDPLAVIAGLPGVPEAVQEARAAVDRLYGHRVLRRRRPEVSAESALRGARASAALEGDDVPLETLRSGEAGQALAQGALRVSAEVGRLGATWRTAPRQVLARLHMLAAAGVVAGEDALGRPRTGPATSDLQGLGPAPGAEAAAARVASLVQLITTPTEAPALVLAAIAHAEIAVLRPFGTADGIVARAAERLTLVEFGLDPKSLVVVEAGHVELGESYGESLRGYLKGTSEGVAGWVRHCAEAVRLGVRESVAVCEALQRG, from the coding sequence GTGAGCGACCCATTGGCAGTCATCGCCGGGCTCCCCGGCGTCCCCGAGGCCGTCCAGGAGGCACGCGCCGCGGTCGACCGGCTGTACGGCCACCGCGTCCTGCGCCGCCGCAGGCCAGAGGTCTCCGCGGAGTCGGCCCTGCGCGGCGCCCGCGCCTCCGCTGCCCTCGAAGGCGACGACGTCCCGCTGGAGACGCTGCGCTCCGGGGAGGCCGGGCAGGCGCTCGCCCAGGGGGCGCTGCGCGTGTCCGCCGAAGTGGGACGCCTCGGGGCGACCTGGCGGACCGCGCCGCGGCAGGTTCTCGCGCGGCTGCACATGCTGGCCGCCGCCGGGGTCGTCGCCGGCGAGGATGCGCTCGGACGCCCGCGCACCGGCCCCGCGACGTCGGATCTCCAGGGCCTCGGCCCCGCCCCCGGCGCCGAGGCCGCCGCGGCCCGCGTCGCCTCCCTCGTCCAGCTGATCACCACGCCGACGGAGGCCCCCGCGCTGGTGCTCGCCGCGATCGCGCACGCCGAGATCGCGGTGCTCCGCCCGTTCGGGACGGCGGACGGCATCGTCGCCAGGGCCGCCGAGCGCCTCACGCTGGTCGAGTTCGGCCTGGACCCCAAGTCCCTCGTCGTGGTCGAGGCCGGTCACGTCGAGCTGGGGGAGTCCTACGGGGAGAGCCTGCGGGGCTACCTGAAGGGCACCTCGGAAGGGGTCGCCGGCTGGGTGCGGCACTGCGCGGAGGCCGTCCGGCTGGGCGTGCGCGAGTCGGTCGCCGTCTGCGAGGCCCTCCAGCGCGGGTGA
- a CDS encoding phage holin family protein, which translates to MAAPPEEESLGALVAQATNHISTLVRAEIELAKSELKFDAKRVGTAAGLFGVAAFMLHLCLILASFAIAYGLVQLGMMHWLAFTIVTAFYLIVALLLGYVGYRRLKGLTGMKRTARSLRNLKEVVDLDDEPAAPNGRRAEPYGAGTVGHHRVPVGTETGSPDPGHTSPRP; encoded by the coding sequence ATGGCCGCACCGCCCGAGGAGGAGTCACTCGGCGCCCTCGTCGCCCAGGCGACCAACCACATATCCACCCTGGTACGCGCCGAGATCGAGCTGGCGAAGTCCGAGCTCAAGTTCGACGCCAAGCGGGTCGGCACGGCCGCGGGGCTGTTCGGCGTGGCGGCGTTCATGCTGCACCTGTGCCTCATCCTCGCGTCGTTCGCGATCGCCTACGGGCTGGTGCAGCTCGGCATGATGCACTGGCTGGCCTTCACGATCGTCACCGCCTTCTACCTGATCGTGGCCCTGCTGCTCGGGTACGTCGGCTACCGCCGCCTGAAGGGCCTCACCGGCATGAAGCGCACGGCGCGCAGCCTGAGGAACCTCAAGGAGGTCGTCGACCTGGACGACGAGCCGGCCGCGCCGAACGGGCGCCGCGCCGAGCCGTACGGGGCCGGGACGGTGGGCCACCACCGGGTGCCGGTGGGCACCGAGACCGGCTCCCCCGATCCCGGGCACACGAGCCCGCGGCCGTGA
- a CDS encoding alpha/beta fold hydrolase, producing MATRPDESLARVPGPWTHRSVHAGNGMFHIAEAGEGPLVLLLHGFPQFWWTWRRQLASLAGAGYHAVAVDLRGYGASDKPPRGYDLPSLAGSMAGLIRALGETCAVVVGHDWGGLVAWTMGALDPKVVRRLAVVSAPHPLRLRQALLTEPFGQLRASGHLFGAQLPLLPERRLTKDGAARVGRLLEDWSGPHWPGEDEARTYREVFGIPTVAHCALEYHRWFVRSQFRPDGKRYRKLMRTELEMPTLQTHGALDTCTLPRTAQGSSRYVAAPYRWRLIEGAGHFPHEERPEQFDQELLTWLADPEPDR from the coding sequence ATGGCCACCCGCCCTGACGAGTCGCTGGCCCGGGTCCCCGGGCCCTGGACGCACCGCTCGGTGCACGCGGGCAACGGCATGTTCCACATCGCCGAGGCGGGTGAGGGGCCGCTGGTGCTGCTGCTGCACGGCTTCCCGCAGTTCTGGTGGACCTGGCGGCGCCAGCTGGCGTCGCTCGCCGGGGCGGGGTACCACGCGGTCGCGGTGGACCTGCGCGGGTACGGCGCCAGCGACAAGCCGCCCCGGGGGTACGACCTGCCGAGCCTCGCGGGCAGCATGGCGGGGCTGATCCGCGCGCTCGGCGAGACCTGCGCGGTCGTCGTCGGGCACGACTGGGGCGGGCTGGTCGCCTGGACCATGGGCGCCCTGGACCCGAAGGTGGTGCGCCGCCTGGCCGTGGTCTCGGCCCCGCACCCGCTGCGGCTGCGCCAGGCCCTGCTCACCGAGCCGTTCGGGCAGCTCAGGGCCAGCGGCCACCTGTTCGGCGCGCAGCTCCCCCTGCTGCCGGAGCGCAGGCTGACCAAGGACGGCGCGGCCCGCGTCGGGCGGCTGCTGGAGGACTGGTCGGGCCCGCACTGGCCCGGCGAGGACGAGGCGCGCACCTACCGCGAGGTGTTCGGCATCCCCACCGTCGCCCACTGCGCGCTCGAATACCACCGCTGGTTCGTGCGCTCGCAGTTCCGCCCGGACGGCAAGCGGTACCGCAAGCTCATGCGCACCGAGCTGGAGATGCCCACGTTGCAGACGCACGGCGCGCTCGACACGTGCACGCTGCCCCGCACCGCCCAGGGGTCCAGCAGGTACGTCGCCGCGCCGTACCGCTGGCGGCTGATCGAAGGGGCCGGCCACTTCCCGCACGAGGAGCGGCCCGAGCAGTTCGACCAGGAGCTGCTGACCTGGCTCGCCGATCCCGAGCCGGACCGATGA
- the acs gene encoding acetate--CoA ligase, whose protein sequence is MAPETPGRETQETLSNLLHETRRFEPPAELAASANITADAYDEAERDRLGFWERAADRLTWGRRWDTTLEWNAPFAKWFVGGTLNVAYNCVDRHVEAGRGDKVAYHWEGEPDGHNRTLTYSDLLREVSKAANALTELGVGKGDRVAIYMPMIPELPIAMLACARIGAIHSVVFGGFSAAALSGRIQDADAKLVITADGGFRRGAPSALKPTVDEAVAECPGVEHVLVVRRTGQDVQVTGKDIWWHDLVDRQSDTHEAPQHDAEDPLYILYTSGTTGKPKGILHTTGGYLTQTAWTHHAVFDLKPESDIYWCTADIGWVTGHSYIVYGPLTNGATSVIYEGTPDTPHKGRFWEVVQKYGVTILYTAPTAIRTFMKWGDDIPAKYDMSSLRVLGSVGEPINPEAYVWYREHIGGDRCPVVDTWWQTETGAIMISPLPGVTAAKPGAAMRPLPGVSADVVDDQGVSVPDGGGGFLVVREPWPSMLRGIWGDEKRYTDTYWSRFDGMYFPGDGAKRDEDGDLWLLGRVDDVMLVSGHNISTTEVESALVSHPKVAEAAVVGATDPITGQAIVAFVILRGSAEESADIAKELRDHVAKSLGPIAKPRQILVVPELPKTRSGKIMRRLLRDVAENRSIGDVTTLADSSVMNLISQKLPSASTED, encoded by the coding sequence GTGGCCCCGGAAACCCCTGGTCGTGAGACCCAGGAGACTCTGTCGAACCTGCTGCACGAGACCCGCCGCTTCGAGCCGCCGGCGGAGCTCGCGGCGTCCGCCAACATCACGGCCGACGCCTACGACGAGGCGGAGCGCGATCGTCTCGGCTTCTGGGAACGTGCGGCCGACCGGCTGACCTGGGGACGTCGCTGGGACACCACCCTGGAGTGGAACGCCCCGTTCGCCAAGTGGTTCGTGGGCGGCACGCTGAACGTCGCCTACAACTGCGTCGACCGCCACGTCGAGGCCGGCCGCGGTGACAAGGTGGCCTACCACTGGGAGGGCGAGCCCGACGGCCACAACCGCACCCTGACGTACTCCGACCTGCTGCGCGAGGTCAGCAAGGCCGCCAACGCGCTCACCGAGCTCGGCGTCGGCAAGGGCGACCGCGTCGCGATCTACATGCCCATGATCCCCGAGCTGCCGATCGCGATGCTGGCCTGTGCCCGCATCGGCGCGATCCACTCGGTGGTCTTCGGCGGCTTCTCGGCGGCGGCGCTGAGCGGCCGCATCCAGGACGCCGACGCCAAGCTCGTCATCACCGCCGACGGCGGTTTCCGCCGGGGCGCGCCGAGCGCGCTCAAGCCGACCGTGGACGAGGCCGTCGCCGAGTGCCCGGGCGTCGAGCACGTGCTCGTCGTGCGCCGCACCGGCCAGGACGTCCAGGTGACCGGCAAGGACATCTGGTGGCACGACCTGGTCGACCGGCAGAGCGACACGCACGAGGCCCCGCAGCACGACGCCGAGGACCCGCTGTACATCCTGTACACCAGCGGCACCACCGGGAAGCCGAAGGGCATCCTGCACACCACCGGCGGCTACCTCACCCAGACGGCCTGGACGCACCACGCGGTGTTCGACCTCAAGCCGGAGTCGGACATCTACTGGTGCACCGCCGACATCGGCTGGGTGACCGGCCACTCCTACATCGTGTACGGCCCTCTGACCAACGGCGCGACCAGCGTGATCTACGAGGGCACGCCCGACACCCCGCACAAGGGGCGCTTCTGGGAGGTCGTCCAGAAGTACGGCGTCACCATCCTCTACACCGCCCCCACGGCGATCCGTACGTTCATGAAGTGGGGCGACGACATCCCCGCGAAGTACGACATGTCCTCGCTGCGCGTCCTCGGCTCGGTCGGCGAGCCGATCAACCCCGAGGCGTACGTCTGGTACCGCGAGCACATCGGCGGCGACCGCTGCCCGGTCGTGGACACCTGGTGGCAGACCGAGACCGGCGCCATCATGATCAGCCCGCTGCCCGGCGTGACGGCCGCCAAGCCGGGCGCCGCGATGCGCCCGCTGCCGGGCGTGTCCGCCGACGTCGTGGACGACCAGGGCGTCTCGGTGCCGGACGGCGGCGGCGGCTTCCTGGTGGTCCGCGAGCCGTGGCCGTCCATGCTGCGCGGCATCTGGGGCGACGAGAAGCGCTACACCGACACCTACTGGTCGCGCTTCGACGGCATGTACTTCCCCGGCGACGGCGCCAAGCGCGACGAGGACGGCGACCTGTGGCTGCTCGGCCGCGTGGACGACGTCATGCTCGTCTCCGGCCACAACATCTCGACCACCGAGGTGGAGTCGGCGCTGGTCTCGCACCCGAAGGTCGCCGAGGCGGCCGTCGTGGGCGCGACCGACCCGATCACCGGCCAGGCCATCGTGGCGTTCGTGATCCTGCGCGGCAGCGCGGAGGAGAGCGCGGACATCGCCAAGGAGCTGCGCGACCACGTGGCCAAGTCGCTCGGCCCGATCGCCAAGCCCCGGCAGATCCTGGTCGTGCCCGAGCTGCCGAAGACCCGCTCCGGCAAGATCATGCGCCGTCTGCTCCGCGACGTGGCGGAGAACCGCAGCATCGGCGACGTCACCACGCTGGCCGACAGCTCGGTGATGAACCTGATCTCCCAGAAGCTGCCCTCGGCGTCCACCGAGGACTGA
- a CDS encoding MBL fold metallo-hydrolase encodes MSGLRIPLGGPDGSGTTRATGVLAPNASPMTLDGTNTWVIGEPDAATALVVDPGPDDERHLRRVAGHLGDRRVAAILLTHGHEDHSGGAARFARMVGAPVRALDPRHVLGDEGLCDGDVVTGGGVELRVVGTPGHSFDSLCFWLPADEAMLTGDTILGRGTTVIAPDGDLADYLRSLDRLRAGAEVTAAKALLPGHGPVLPEPIAALDAYIAHRRQRLDQIARARRDGAGTPAEIVAIVYAGLEEDLQPAAEMSVRAQLAYLDGA; translated from the coding sequence ATGAGCGGCCTGCGAATCCCCCTCGGCGGTCCGGACGGCTCCGGCACCACGCGCGCGACCGGCGTGCTCGCGCCCAACGCCTCGCCCATGACCCTGGACGGCACCAACACCTGGGTGATCGGCGAGCCTGACGCCGCGACCGCGCTGGTCGTCGACCCGGGGCCGGACGACGAGCGGCACCTGCGCCGCGTCGCCGGCCACCTGGGCGACCGGCGTGTGGCCGCGATCCTGCTGACCCACGGGCACGAGGACCACAGCGGCGGCGCCGCGCGGTTCGCCCGCATGGTCGGCGCGCCGGTGCGCGCCCTGGACCCCCGGCACGTCCTCGGTGACGAAGGGCTCTGCGACGGCGACGTGGTGACCGGCGGCGGCGTCGAGCTGCGCGTCGTCGGCACGCCGGGGCACTCGTTCGACTCGCTGTGCTTCTGGCTGCCCGCCGACGAGGCGATGCTGACCGGCGACACGATCCTCGGCAGGGGGACGACGGTGATCGCCCCCGACGGCGACCTCGCCGACTACCTGCGCAGCCTGGACCGGCTGCGGGCCGGCGCGGAGGTCACCGCCGCCAAGGCCCTGCTGCCGGGGCACGGCCCGGTGCTGCCCGAGCCGATCGCCGCGCTGGACGCCTACATCGCCCACCGGCGCCAACGCCTGGACCAGATCGCCCGCGCACGGCGGGACGGCGCGGGAACGCCCGCCGAGATCGTCGCGATCGTGTACGCGGGGTTGGAGGAGGACCTGCAACCGGCGGCCGAGATGTCGGTGCGGGCGCAGCTCGCCTACCTCGACGGCGCGTGA